ATCACCTCCTGCGCCGCCGCCGCGCCGACATCCGGCTGCGAGCCGGCGCCGAGCCCCTGCGTCACCTGCGTGCCCATCTGGATGATGCGCTGCGACTTCGACATCGTCAGCGCCTGCGCATCGGTGTTGGCGACGACGAAGTCGACGCCCTGCAGACCGGCGGTGATCATGTTGTTGACCGCGTTGCCGCCGGCGCCGCCGACGCCGAACACGGTGATCCGGGGCTTCAGCTCGTGAATGTCAGGAGGAGTAATAGTGAGTGCCATGGTTGCCTCTCGGATTACGCGCGCGTTGGTTCTCCCGCGGCCGCGGGATTTGGTGAGTGTCGATAGTTGCGGAAATGAATCATCAGAAGCCCTCGCGCAGCCATCGTCCGACCTTGCCGAAATAGCCGTCAGTCCCTGTCTTGAGCTGCCGCGTATGCCGCGGTTCGACATGTTCGAGATGGGCGTATTGCGGATAGACCAGAAGCCCCGTGGGCACCGCGAAGGAGGCGCTCTTGGCCTCGTTGGGCAGGCGGCCGAAGCCGAGCGGCCGGCCGACCCGCACCGGGCGGTTGAGGATCTGGGTGGCAAGCTCGACCATGCCGGTGAGCTGCGAAGCACCGCCGCTCAGGACAACCCGCGCCTTCGGCTCCGCCGCAAAGGGAGAATCCGCAAGCCGGTCCCGGACCATCTCAAAAATCTCCTCGGCACGCTGTCGGACGATGTTTCCGATCGTGGCGCGGGATACGATCTGGGGAACATCCTGTTCGTCGCCGGCAGTCGGCACGGACATCAACTCACGCGCGTCGGACCCGCCGGTCAGCACCGTGCCATATAACGTCTTGATTCGCTCGGCATCCGCAATGCAGGCGGAGAGTCCCCGCGCCAGGTCCATGGTGATGTGGTGGCCGCCGACGGCGAAGCCGGAGCAATGGACGAACCGGCCGCCGGAATAGATCGCAATCGTCGTGGAGCCCGCGCCCATCTCGATCACGGCCGCGCCCAGGTCGGCCTCGTCGTCGGTCAGGATCGACAATCCGGCCACATAGGGGCTCGCCGCCATGGCCTCGACGTTGAGGTGGCAGCGCTCGACCACCAGCATCAGGTTGCGGGCGACGGTGGCGTCCGCGGTGACGAC
This genomic interval from Bradyrhizobium sp. NP1 contains the following:
- the ftsA gene encoding cell division protein FtsA, whose translation is MTGLDRSQTPKIRTTPQKRVTMVASLDIGTSKIACMIARLKPCPPSEALGGRTHAVELIGYSQIQSRGVKAGAVIDLAECEQAVRQAVSLAERMAKVRVESVLLSVSGGRLQGQLIEASADIRGGAVTAADVGRVISTGMRHATGEGRTVLHALPVGYALDGVKGIRDPRGMVARQFGVDMHVVTADATVARNLMLVVERCHLNVEAMAASPYVAGLSILTDDEADLGAAVIEMGAGSTTIAIYSGGRFVHCSGFAVGGHHITMDLARGLSACIADAERIKTLYGTVLTGGSDARELMSVPTAGDEQDVPQIVSRATIGNIVRQRAEEIFEMVRDRLADSPFAAEPKARVVLSGGASQLTGMVELATQILNRPVRVGRPLGFGRLPNEAKSASFAVPTGLLVYPQYAHLEHVEPRHTRQLKTGTDGYFGKVGRWLREGF